The following coding sequences lie in one Oryctolagus cuniculus chromosome 7, mOryCun1.1, whole genome shotgun sequence genomic window:
- the LOC138850583 gene encoding glutathione S-transferase Mu 1-like gives MPMTLGYWDIRGLVLPIRTLLEYTDTSYEEKKYTMGDAPDYDRSQWLSEKFTLGLDFPNLPYLIDGTHKLTQSNAILRYLARKHGLYGETEEEKIRVDILENQVMDNRMQFAMMCYSPDFEKLKPEYLKGLPEKLQLYSQFLGKRPWFAGDKITFADFLVYDILDQNRIFEPGCLDAFPNLKDYMSRFEGLPKISAYMKSSRFIKVPVCAKIAMWTGV, from the exons ATGCCCATGACGCTGGGTTACTGGGACATCCGTGGG CTGGTTCTGCCCATCCGCACGCTCCTGGAATACACGGACACCAGCTATGAGGAAAAGAAATACACCATGGGGGACG CTCCCGACTATGACAGAAGCCAGTGGCTGAGTGAGAAATTCACCCTGGGTCTGGATTTTCCCAAT CTGCCCTACCTAATTGATGGGACTCACAAGCTCACGCAGAGCAACGCCATCCTGCGCTACCTGGCCCGCAAGCACGGCCTGT ATGGGGAGACAGAAGAGGAGAAGATTCGCGTGGACATTCTAGAGAACCAGGTTATGGACAACCGCATGCAATTCGCCATGATGTGCTACAGTCCTGACTTC GAGAAGCTCAAGCCCGAGTACCTGAAGGGGCTCCCTGAGAAGCTGCAGCTGTACTCGCAGTTCCTGGGGAAGCGGCCCTGGTTCGCAGGGGACAAG ATCACCTTCGCCGATTTCCTTGTCTACGACATCCTTGACCAGAACCGGATATTTGAGCCTGGGTGCCTGGACGCGTTCCCAAACCTGAAGGATTACATGTCCCGCTTCGAG GGCCTGCCGAAGATCTCTGCCTACATGAAGTCCAGCCGCTTCATCAAAGTGCCTGTGTGTGCAAAGATTGCCATGTGGACAGGAGTATAG
- the LOC100357148 gene encoding glutathione S-transferase Mu 7 isoform X1 encodes MPVTLGYWDIRGLAHAIRLLLEYTDTSYEEKRYTMGDAPDYDQSQWLNEKFTLGLDFPNLPYLIDGTHKLTQSNAILRYLARKHGLCGETEEERIRVDILENQLMDTRMLLATLCYSPDFEKLKPGYLQELPAKLQLLSQFLGKRPWFAGDKITFVDFIAYDVIERNQVFDPRCLGAFPNLKDFIARFEGLEKISAYMKSSRFLPRPVFTKMATWGNK; translated from the exons ATGCCCGTGACGCTGGGTTACTGGGACATCCGCGGG CTGGCCCACGCCATCCGCCTGCTCCTGGAATACACGGACACCAGCTATGAGGAAAAGAGATACACGATGGGGGACG CTCCTGACTATGACCAAAGCCAGTGGCTGAATGAGAAATTCACCCTGGGTCTGGACTTCCCCAAT CTGCCCTACCTAATTGATGGGACTCACAAGCTCACGCAGAGCAACGCCATCCTGCGCTACCTGGCCCGCAAGCACGGCCTGT gtggggagacagaagaggagaggaTTCGCGTGGACATTCTggagaaccagctgatggacaccCGCATGCTGCTGGCCACACTGTGCTACAGTCCCGACTTT GAGAAGCTGAAGCCTGGGTATCTGCAGGAACTGCCTGCGAAGTTGCAGCTGCTTTCGCAGTTCCTGGGGAAGCGGCCCTGGTTTGCAGGGGACAAG ATCACCTTTGTGGATTTCATCGCTTATGATGTCATTGAGAGGAACCAAGTATTCGACCCCCGGTGTCTGGGCGCGTTCCCGAACCTGAAGGACTTCATCGCCCGCTTCGAG GGCCTGGAGAAGATCTCTGCCTACATGAAGTCCAGCCGCTTCCTGCCGAGACCTGTGTTCACGAAGATGGCCACGTGGGGCAACAAGTAG
- the LOC100339996 gene encoding glutathione S-transferase Mu 1, with protein MDNRMQFAMMCYSPDVEKLKPEYLKGLPEKLQLYSQFLGKRPWFAGDKITFADFLVYDVLDQNRIFEPGCLDPFPNLKDFMSRFEGLPKISAYMKSSRFLRVPVCAKTAK; from the exons atggacaacCGCATGCAATTCGCCATGATGTGCTACAGTCCTGATGTT GAGAAGCTCAAGCCCGAGTACCTGAAGGGGCTCCCTGAGAAGCTGCAGCTGTACTCGCAGTTCCTGGGGAAGCGGCCCTGGTTCGCAGGGGACAAG ATCACCTTCGCCGATTTCCTTGTCTACGACGTTCTTGACCAGAACCGGATATTTGAGCCTGGGTGCCTGGACCCGTTCCCAAACCTGAAGGATTTCATGTCCCGCTTCGAG GGCCTGCCGAAGATCTCTGCCTACATGAAGTCCAGCCGCTTCCTCCGAGTGCCTGTGTGTGCAAAGACAGCAAAGTAG